In Fusarium pseudograminearum CS3096 chromosome 1, whole genome shotgun sequence, one genomic interval encodes:
- the MGV1 gene encoding MGV1, with amino-acid sequence MGDLQGRKVFKVFNQDFVVDERYTVTKELGQGAYGIVCAAVNNQTNEGVAIKKVTNVFSKKILAKRALREIKLLQHFRGHRNITCLYDMDIPRPDNFNETYLYEELMECDLAAIIRSGQPLTDAHFQSFIYQILCGLKYIHSANVLHRDLKPGNLLVNADCELKICDFGLARGFSVDPEENAGYMTEYVATRWYRAPEIMLSFQSYTKAIDVWSVGCILAELLGGRPFFKGRDYVDQLNQILHILGTPNEETLSRIGSPRAQEYVRNLPFMPKKPFPSLFPQANPDALDLLDKMLAFDPSSRISVEQALEHPYLQIWHDASDEPDCPTTFNFDFEVVEDVGQMRGMILDEVQRFRQNVRTVPGQSGGGLQGQGVQVPLPQGNGQWTAEDPRPQEYAGHGNTGLEQDLQGGLDASRR; translated from the exons ATGGGCGACCTACAAGGACGGAAGGTCTTCAAGGTCTTTAACCAAGACTTTGTTGTCGACGAGCGCTACACTGTCACCAAGGAGCTCGGCCAGGGAGCTTACGGTATCGTCTG TGCCGCCGTCAACAACCAAACCAACGAGGGCgttgccatcaagaaggtcacCAATGTTTTTAGCAAGAAGATTCTGGCCAAGCGCGCCCTGCGCGAGATCAAGCTGCTCCAGCACTTCCGCGGCCACCGCAAC atCACATGTTTGTACGACATGGACATTCCTCGACCCGATAACTTCAACGAGACCTACTTGTACGAGG AGCTAATGGAGTGTGATTTGGCTGCCATCATCCGATCTGGCCAGCCTCTTACCGACGCCCACTTTCAATCCTTTATCTACCAGATCCTTTGCGGTCTCAAGTACATCCACTCCGCCAACGTTCTGCACCGAGATCTCAAGCCCGGTAACCTGCTTGTCAATGCCGACTGCGAGCTCAAGATTTGCGATTTTGGTCTTGCCCGAGGTTTCTCAGTCGACCCCGAAGAGAATGCTGGATACATGACCGAGTACGTCGCTACTCGATGGTACCGTGCACCTGAGATTATGTTGAGCTTCCAGAGCTACACCAAAGCCA ttgatgtttggtcTGTTGGTTGTATTCTGGCTGAGCTTTTGGGCGGACGACCTTTCTTCAAGGGCCGTGACTACGTCGATCAGCTCAACCAGATTCTTCACATTCTCGGAACCCCCAACGAGGAAACCCTCTCCCGTATTGGCTCACCCCGTGCCCAGGAATACGTCCGCAACCTACCTTTCATGCCCAAGAAGCCTTTCCCCAGCCTGTTCCCCCAGGCCAACCCCGACGCTCTCGAccttctcgacaagatgcTTGCCTTCGACCCTTCATCCCGTATCAGTGTAGAGCAGGCTCTCGAGCACCCTTACCTGCAAATCTGGCATGACGCTTCCGACGAGCCCGACTGCCCCACCACATTCAACTTCgactttgaagttgttgaggacgTTGGTCAGATGCGTGGTATGATTCTGGATGAGGTTCAACGATTCCGACAGAACGTCCGCACCGTGCCTGGCCAAAGCGGTGGAGGTCTTCAGGGCCAGGGTGTCCAGGTTCCTCTGCCTCAGGGCAACGGTCAATGGACTGCTGAGGACCCTCGACCTCAGGAGTATGCTGGTCACGGTAACACCGGACTTGAGCAGGATCTTCAGGGAGGCCTGgatgcttctcgaagatAA